One window from the genome of Roseisolibacter agri encodes:
- a CDS encoding ABC transporter ATP-binding protein, with protein MPSLIEFRGVGKRYTRPLASDVVALEDVSLDVHAGEVLGIAGPNGAGKSTLISILLGYVPPSRGEVRIANRPVREYIERHGVGYLSELVDVDPRWTVRQALLRFGTLAGVPESRLAVRVQEVMTRLGLDEYADRPFRKLSKGNKQRLGLAQALLREERVLILDEPTHGLDPLWMIRFRGILAELRRPGRAILVASHNLEELERLCDRVAILDRGRVTRVVEVGEVLPHTHETLYRLTVARGADRLSEVFTEATDLGRGDWAVSAPTLEALNHGIAALIERGVLLVGVAPAQSALEQVFHDAIGEVLL; from the coding sequence GTGCCATCCCTCATCGAGTTCCGCGGCGTCGGCAAGCGCTACACGCGCCCCCTCGCCTCCGACGTCGTCGCCCTCGAGGACGTCTCGCTCGACGTCCACGCCGGCGAGGTCCTCGGCATTGCCGGCCCCAATGGCGCCGGCAAGAGCACGCTGATCTCCATCCTCCTGGGCTACGTCCCGCCCAGCCGCGGCGAGGTGCGCATCGCCAACCGCCCGGTGCGCGAGTACATCGAGCGCCACGGCGTGGGCTACCTCTCGGAGCTCGTCGACGTCGACCCGCGCTGGACGGTGCGGCAGGCGCTGCTCCGCTTCGGCACGCTGGCCGGCGTCCCCGAATCGCGGCTCGCGGTGCGCGTCCAGGAGGTCATGACGCGGCTCGGCCTCGACGAGTATGCCGACCGTCCCTTCCGCAAGCTCTCCAAGGGCAACAAGCAGCGGCTCGGCCTCGCGCAGGCGCTGCTGCGCGAGGAGCGCGTGCTGATCCTCGACGAGCCCACGCACGGCCTCGACCCGCTCTGGATGATCCGCTTCCGCGGCATCCTCGCGGAGCTGCGCCGCCCCGGCCGCGCGATCCTCGTCGCGTCGCACAACCTGGAGGAGCTGGAGCGCCTCTGCGACCGCGTCGCGATCCTCGACCGCGGGCGCGTGACGCGCGTCGTCGAGGTGGGCGAGGTGCTGCCGCACACGCACGAGACGCTCTACCGCCTGACCGTCGCGCGCGGCGCCGACCGCCTGAGCGAGGTGTTCACCGAGGCGACGGACCTCGGACGCGGCGACTGGGCGGTGAGCGCCCCCACGCTCGAGGCGCTGAACCACGGCATCGCGGCGCTCATCGAGCGCGGCGTGCTCCTGGTCGGCGTCGCCCCCGCGCAGAGCGCGCTCGAGCAGGTCTTCCACGACGCCATCGGCGAGGTGCTGCTGTGA
- a CDS encoding M16 family metallopeptidase, producing MPTPPDTPLIDPATVHRTVLPNGLTVLVRRDASAPVVAVNTFVRAGYFDETDDVVGVAHVLEHMFFKGTPRRGVGEIAKQTKAQGGYLNAHTIYDHTSYYAVLPSSGFVEGLDIQADAYANSLVDADELAKELEVIIQEAKRKLDNPGAVTVESLYALLHDRHRVRRWRIGTEEGLRRLTRDDVAGFYRTYYRPSATVLSIVGDVDPDVALAHVRERYGALPDGAVPTDRGPQEDAHADFRYRELSGDVQQAQVAFGWRTPGTRHDDTPHLDLAAAVLGTGRGSRLYRAVRERSLASHVGAYDSTPTELGIFVVHAEGDPARLPDAARAMWTEVRALREQGVGAHELARVQRIAESRWLRRLETMEGQASWLAEWEALGDWRLGEDYRARVQRATPDDVTEAARRWLDPERAGVIVYRPQGSAPIAADATAFAALLAADAPAPVGAGTAPAPQAPAVHTGAPALERVEAGVHVFRTAQGIPVLVARKPGARIVNLGVYARGGASEEADADAGLTMLMAHTSVKGTERRTAAQIAAEAEVLGGSVGASVGSETFGWGIAVPLPHAADAASLLADVVQRPVFPDAAVDTERDVALQELRLLRDDMYRWPMRLASEAAYAGHPYGRPVGGTDESLRALDAAQLRAWHRARALSGDAVLAVVGDLAPEEAAALVAREFGALAPREVTPLPAPTWREGARRDDARAKKQTALALLFPGPTRTDPARVAAQLLAGIASGLGGRFFDELRDRRSLAYTVHAFASPRRLAGTFGAYIATGPTQEDEARAGLLAEFERLRDAPVSAEELERAQTYALGTHAIARQSGGAVMGELVDAWLTGEGLSELETYDARVRAVTPETIQTLARDWFDPARRVEGVVRGTG from the coding sequence ATGCCGACGCCTCCCGACACGCCCCTGATCGACCCCGCGACTGTGCACCGCACGGTGCTGCCCAACGGCCTCACCGTGCTCGTGCGGCGCGACGCGTCCGCGCCCGTGGTGGCGGTCAACACGTTCGTGCGCGCCGGCTACTTCGACGAGACGGACGACGTGGTGGGCGTCGCGCACGTGCTGGAGCACATGTTCTTCAAGGGCACGCCGCGGCGCGGCGTCGGAGAGATCGCGAAGCAGACCAAGGCGCAGGGCGGCTACCTCAACGCGCACACGATCTACGACCACACCAGCTACTACGCGGTGCTGCCGTCGTCGGGCTTCGTGGAGGGGCTCGACATCCAGGCCGACGCGTACGCGAACTCGCTGGTGGACGCCGACGAGCTGGCGAAGGAGCTCGAGGTCATCATCCAGGAGGCGAAGCGGAAGCTCGACAACCCGGGCGCCGTGACGGTGGAGTCGCTGTACGCGCTGCTGCACGACCGGCACCGCGTGCGCCGCTGGCGCATCGGCACGGAGGAGGGGCTGCGGCGCCTCACGCGCGACGACGTCGCGGGCTTCTATCGCACCTACTACCGGCCCAGCGCGACGGTGCTGTCGATCGTCGGCGACGTGGATCCGGACGTCGCGCTGGCGCACGTGCGCGAGCGCTACGGCGCGCTGCCGGACGGCGCCGTGCCCACCGACCGCGGCCCGCAGGAGGACGCGCACGCGGACTTCCGCTACCGCGAGCTGTCGGGCGACGTGCAGCAGGCGCAGGTCGCGTTCGGGTGGCGCACGCCGGGCACGCGCCACGACGACACGCCGCACCTCGACCTCGCCGCGGCGGTGCTGGGCACGGGCCGCGGCTCGCGGCTCTATCGCGCGGTCCGCGAGCGCTCGCTGGCGTCTCACGTCGGCGCGTACGACAGCACGCCGACGGAGCTCGGCATCTTCGTCGTACACGCCGAGGGCGATCCCGCGCGCCTGCCCGACGCGGCGCGTGCGATGTGGACGGAGGTGCGCGCGCTGCGCGAGCAGGGCGTGGGCGCGCACGAGCTGGCGCGCGTGCAGCGCATCGCCGAGTCGCGCTGGCTGCGCCGCCTCGAGACGATGGAAGGCCAGGCGAGCTGGCTGGCCGAGTGGGAGGCGCTCGGCGACTGGCGGCTGGGCGAGGACTACCGCGCGCGCGTGCAGCGCGCGACGCCCGACGACGTGACCGAGGCCGCGCGCCGCTGGCTCGATCCCGAGCGCGCGGGCGTGATCGTGTACCGGCCGCAGGGCAGCGCGCCGATCGCGGCCGATGCGACGGCGTTCGCGGCGCTGCTGGCGGCCGACGCGCCCGCGCCCGTCGGCGCGGGCACCGCACCGGCGCCGCAGGCGCCCGCGGTGCACACGGGCGCGCCCGCGCTGGAGCGCGTCGAGGCGGGCGTGCACGTCTTCCGCACCGCGCAGGGGATCCCCGTGCTGGTCGCGCGCAAGCCGGGCGCGCGCATCGTGAACCTCGGCGTCTACGCGCGCGGCGGCGCCAGCGAGGAGGCCGATGCCGACGCGGGCCTCACGATGCTGATGGCGCACACCAGCGTGAAGGGCACCGAGCGCCGCACCGCCGCGCAGATCGCGGCCGAGGCGGAGGTGCTGGGCGGCAGCGTGGGCGCGAGCGTGGGATCGGAGACGTTCGGCTGGGGGATCGCGGTGCCGCTGCCACACGCGGCCGATGCGGCGTCGCTGCTGGCCGACGTGGTGCAGCGTCCCGTCTTCCCCGACGCGGCGGTCGACACGGAGCGCGACGTCGCGCTGCAGGAGCTGCGGCTGCTGCGCGACGACATGTACCGCTGGCCGATGCGGCTCGCCTCCGAGGCCGCGTACGCCGGCCATCCGTACGGGCGCCCGGTGGGCGGCACGGACGAATCCCTGCGCGCGCTCGACGCGGCGCAGCTGCGCGCGTGGCATCGCGCGCGCGCGCTGTCGGGCGACGCGGTGCTCGCGGTCGTCGGCGATCTCGCGCCCGAGGAGGCGGCCGCGCTGGTGGCGCGCGAGTTCGGCGCGCTCGCGCCGCGTGAGGTGACGCCGCTGCCCGCGCCCACGTGGCGCGAGGGTGCGCGGCGCGACGACGCGCGCGCCAAGAAGCAGACGGCGCTGGCGCTGCTCTTCCCGGGGCCGACGCGCACCGATCCCGCGCGCGTCGCGGCGCAGCTGCTGGCGGGCATCGCGAGCGGGTTGGGCGGCCGCTTCTTCGACGAGCTGCGCGACCGCCGCTCGCTCGCGTACACGGTGCACGCCTTCGCGAGCCCGCGGCGGCTCGCGGGGACGTTCGGCGCCTACATCGCGACGGGGCCGACGCAGGAGGACGAGGCGCGCGCCGGCCTGCTGGCCGAGTTCGAGCGACTGCGCGACGCGCCCGTGAGCGCCGAGGAGCTGGAGCGCGCGCAGACGTACGCGCTCGGCACGCACGCCATCGCGCGGCAGAGCGGCGGCGCGGTGATGGGCGAGCTGGTGGACGCGTGGCTCACCGGCGAGGGGCTCTCCGAGCTCGAGACCTATGACGCGCGGGTGCGCGCGGTCACGCCGGAGACGATCCAGACGCTGGCCCGCGACTGGTTCGATCCGGCGCGGCGCGTGGAGGGCGTCGTCCGCGGGACGGGCTGA
- a CDS encoding S-adenosylmethionine decarboxylase, which produces MTDAPAPTPPFTHLTADFLGVPAAQLRDDALIGGLLVAAAGAAGLGAHGPPVMRALPHDGVAGLFLLEGCHIAVHTFPSEELLLLDVLSRATRDAQKAVDVFSRRLTARTVRAEHRARG; this is translated from the coding sequence GTGACCGACGCCCCCGCCCCGACGCCCCCGTTCACGCACCTCACCGCCGACTTCCTGGGCGTGCCGGCCGCGCAGCTGCGCGACGACGCGCTGATCGGCGGCCTGCTCGTCGCCGCCGCCGGTGCGGCCGGCCTGGGCGCCCACGGCCCGCCGGTGATGCGCGCGCTCCCGCACGACGGCGTCGCGGGGCTGTTCCTCCTCGAAGGGTGCCACATCGCGGTGCACACCTTCCCCTCCGAGGAGCTGCTGCTGCTCGACGTGCTCTCGCGCGCGACGCGCGACGCGCAGAAGGCGGTGGACGTGTTCTCGCGGCGACTGACCGCGCGCACCGTCCGCGCCGAGCATCGGGCTCGTGGCTGA
- a CDS encoding sugar phosphate nucleotidyltransferase, whose amino-acid sequence MSTSAPPFTAHRDDAAPGPLPRLVRRAIVPCGGQGTRMRALTGGQPKEMLPVGRMPLVEHVARECAASGIDELLIIVAPGKDAIAAHLAPLAGAPGMPRRVSFLEQPAARGLADAIRLGRAFAADGPVAVALPDNLFVDDAPGVAQVAEAYARTGRHVVAVVEITSEEAARRGPTSVFPGTRDGELFEIARIPDKGERGRTFDTGGAPSAFTGVGRYVFRPDVFDVIDAAERELPAGAELDDVPVMQRLLAAGQLVGRRMRGRFLDAGLPDGYAEAKARLARA is encoded by the coding sequence ATGTCCACGTCCGCGCCCCCGTTCACCGCCCACCGGGACGACGCGGCACCCGGACCCCTGCCCCGCCTCGTGCGGCGGGCGATCGTGCCGTGCGGCGGCCAGGGGACGCGCATGCGCGCGCTCACCGGCGGCCAGCCGAAGGAGATGCTGCCCGTGGGCCGCATGCCGCTGGTGGAGCACGTGGCGCGCGAGTGCGCGGCGAGCGGCATCGACGAGCTGCTGATCATCGTCGCGCCGGGCAAGGACGCGATCGCGGCGCACCTCGCGCCGCTCGCGGGCGCGCCGGGCATGCCCCGCCGCGTGTCGTTCCTGGAGCAGCCGGCGGCGCGCGGGCTGGCGGACGCGATCCGGCTGGGCCGCGCGTTCGCCGCCGACGGGCCGGTGGCCGTCGCGCTGCCCGACAACCTGTTCGTCGACGACGCGCCGGGCGTCGCGCAGGTCGCGGAGGCGTACGCGCGCACCGGCCGCCACGTCGTCGCCGTCGTCGAGATCACGAGCGAGGAGGCGGCGCGCCGCGGCCCGACGTCGGTGTTTCCCGGCACGCGCGATGGGGAGCTGTTCGAGATCGCGCGCATCCCCGACAAGGGCGAGCGCGGTCGCACGTTCGACACCGGCGGCGCCCCGTCCGCGTTCACGGGCGTCGGCCGCTACGTGTTCCGCCCCGACGTCTTCGACGTCATCGACGCGGCGGAGCGCGAGCTCCCTGCGGGGGCGGAGCTCGACGACGTGCCGGTGATGCAGCGGCTGCTCGCGGCGGGGCAGCTGGTGGGCCGCCGCATGCGCGGCCGCTTCCTGGACGCGGGACTGCCGGACGGCTACGCGGAGGCGAAGGCGCGCCTGGCGCGCGCGTGA
- a CDS encoding CDP-alcohol phosphatidyltransferase family protein, protein MSRGAPPPSAELWTLPNVVSLSRFVLAAGFLASTGNGERVALVGVASLTDFLDGWLARRRNAVSRWGALIDPLADRAFVLAAVTTLLLQGQLTLLQVGVLLLRDIMTAIGFLVARSVAWLRPVAFRARPLGKVVTALQLVTLVTALVWPRWVMPLVVVLGIVSVASTIDYTLLLWRERDRTLKP, encoded by the coding sequence ATGTCACGCGGCGCGCCGCCCCCGTCGGCCGAGCTCTGGACGCTGCCGAACGTCGTCTCGCTGTCGCGGTTCGTGCTGGCGGCCGGATTCCTCGCGTCCACCGGCAACGGCGAGCGCGTGGCGCTGGTCGGCGTCGCGTCGCTCACCGACTTCCTCGACGGCTGGCTGGCGCGCCGCCGCAACGCCGTCTCGCGCTGGGGCGCGCTCATCGACCCGCTGGCCGACCGGGCGTTCGTGCTGGCCGCCGTGACGACGCTGCTGCTCCAGGGCCAGCTCACGCTCCTGCAGGTCGGCGTGCTGCTGCTGCGCGACATCATGACCGCCATCGGCTTCCTGGTCGCGCGCAGCGTCGCCTGGCTCCGCCCCGTGGCCTTCCGCGCGCGACCGCTCGGCAAGGTCGTCACCGCGCTGCAGCTGGTCACTCTGGTCACCGCGCTGGTGTGGCCGCGCTGGGTGATGCCGCTGGTGGTCGTGCTGGGGATCGTCTCGGTGGCGTCGACGATCGACTACACGCTGCTGCTCTGGCGCGAGCGCGACCGCACGCTGAAGCCGTGA
- a CDS encoding alpha/beta fold hydrolase: MRADHLRLPVGPGSLHAERYGHGGTPIVLLHGFGTCSFLWREVAPQLAIARHTAVALDLLGHGESDRPIEADFGVAAQAEYLDRALTVLRMARSVIVGVDVGGGVALRLAATRPDRVAGLVLVNTVAFEHMPGRDVRTLQRNTARVAFRLSRGMFGASPLLAPVLQGSVANRAHMPERLVARYLAPFVGRDGVTHLLDLARSLRTEEVDEIDLACVTAPTLVVWGEADPWVPAEVPTRLLHAIPDTRLARLPGVGRLTPEEAPDELADLILGHVVRIEAAAAAAQAARAELAMATRPREGVTASDLPSGLASGDVDR; the protein is encoded by the coding sequence GTGCGCGCCGACCACCTCCGCCTTCCCGTCGGACCCGGATCGCTGCACGCCGAACGCTACGGCCACGGCGGCACCCCGATCGTGCTGCTGCACGGCTTCGGCACGTGCAGCTTCCTCTGGCGCGAGGTGGCGCCGCAGCTCGCGATCGCGCGGCACACGGCCGTCGCGCTCGACCTGCTGGGGCACGGCGAGTCGGACCGCCCCATCGAGGCCGACTTCGGGGTCGCGGCGCAGGCGGAGTACCTGGACCGCGCGCTCACCGTGCTGCGCATGGCGCGGTCGGTCATCGTCGGCGTCGACGTGGGCGGCGGCGTGGCGCTCCGGCTGGCGGCCACGCGCCCCGACCGCGTCGCCGGCCTGGTGCTCGTGAACACGGTCGCCTTCGAGCACATGCCGGGGCGCGACGTGCGCACGCTGCAGCGGAACACCGCCCGCGTCGCGTTCCGGCTGTCGCGCGGGATGTTCGGCGCCTCGCCGCTGCTGGCGCCGGTGCTCCAGGGGAGCGTCGCCAACCGCGCGCACATGCCCGAGCGGCTGGTCGCGCGCTACCTCGCGCCCTTCGTCGGCCGCGACGGGGTGACGCACCTGCTCGACCTCGCGCGCTCGCTGCGCACCGAGGAGGTCGACGAGATCGACCTCGCGTGCGTGACCGCGCCGACGCTGGTCGTCTGGGGCGAGGCCGACCCCTGGGTGCCCGCGGAGGTCCCGACGCGGCTCCTGCACGCGATCCCGGACACGCGGCTGGCGCGGCTGCCGGGCGTCGGCCGCCTCACCCCCGAGGAAGCGCCGGACGAGCTGGCGGACCTCATCCTCGGCCACGTCGTGCGGATCGAGGCGGCCGCCGCGGCCGCGCAGGCGGCGCGCGCCGAGCTGGCGATGGCGACCCGCCCACGCGAGGGCGTCACGGCCAGCGACTTGCCTTCCGGCCTCGCATCGGGCGACGTGGACCGCTAG